One Verrucomicrobiota bacterium genomic window carries:
- a CDS encoding MFS transporter — protein MALTAALLGWMFDGFEMGLFPLIGQSALKDLLGAAAATDATKWFGAIIAVFLVGAATGGVVFGWLGDKIGRVRAMALSIFTYAVFTGLCGFATEAWHIAALRFIASLGMGGEWSLGVALVNEIWPGKSRAWIAGLIGAAANVGFLGVALLSMGLVNFIGGVESSMLAIGLSKEFAQKLVAHDGWRFLMISGALPALLVFFIRLFVSESEKWEEEKARGATSHWAKADLLGVLVGCFASLVIIWAWSPMSPLTKPGAGLLTVVFLAVALLGYLYPVRQYLARSEAAGSLRGANSREVMKMMLLGAGLAGVALLGTWGSLQWAPRWAMKLEPDVTKHAKEWTQIATSLGAITATFLAALSAGRFGRRITYTAMCVGSIASALYFYQANDKFGTAFLASAFVAGGITAAFYGFFPLYFPELFPTAVRATGQGFAFNFGRIIAAIGGLQTATLMAAFGDSFPKAGSVMTVIYVIGILIIWLGPETKDKPLPD, from the coding sequence ATGGCCCTCACCGCGGCGCTGCTGGGTTGGATGTTCGACGGGTTCGAGATGGGGCTCTTCCCGCTCATCGGACAGTCCGCGCTCAAGGACCTGCTCGGCGCGGCCGCGGCGACGGACGCCACGAAGTGGTTCGGCGCGATCATCGCCGTGTTCCTCGTGGGCGCGGCCACGGGCGGCGTGGTGTTCGGCTGGCTCGGCGACAAGATCGGACGCGTTCGCGCGATGGCTCTGAGCATTTTCACCTACGCGGTGTTCACCGGGCTGTGCGGATTCGCGACCGAAGCGTGGCACATCGCGGCGCTGCGGTTCATTGCGTCGCTCGGCATGGGCGGCGAGTGGTCGCTCGGCGTCGCGCTCGTGAACGAAATCTGGCCCGGCAAGTCGCGCGCATGGATCGCCGGGCTCATCGGCGCGGCGGCGAACGTGGGTTTCCTTGGCGTGGCGCTGCTCAGCATGGGGCTCGTGAACTTTATCGGCGGCGTCGAGTCGTCGATGCTCGCCATCGGGTTGTCCAAGGAGTTCGCCCAGAAGCTCGTCGCCCACGACGGCTGGCGTTTCCTCATGATCAGCGGCGCGCTGCCCGCGCTGCTCGTCTTCTTCATCCGGCTCTTCGTCTCGGAGTCCGAGAAGTGGGAGGAGGAAAAGGCCCGCGGCGCGACCTCTCACTGGGCGAAAGCGGACCTGCTCGGAGTGCTGGTGGGGTGCTTCGCCTCGCTGGTGATCATCTGGGCGTGGTCGCCGATGAGCCCGCTGACCAAGCCGGGCGCCGGCCTTCTCACCGTGGTGTTCCTCGCGGTGGCATTGCTCGGCTACCTCTATCCGGTGCGGCAATACCTGGCGCGCTCGGAGGCGGCGGGTTCGTTGCGGGGAGCGAACTCGCGCGAGGTGATGAAGATGATGCTGCTCGGCGCGGGACTCGCGGGCGTGGCGCTGCTCGGCACGTGGGGATCGTTGCAATGGGCGCCGCGCTGGGCGATGAAGCTGGAGCCGGATGTCACGAAACACGCGAAGGAGTGGACGCAAATCGCCACCTCGCTCGGCGCCATCACCGCCACGTTTCTCGCCGCGTTGTCGGCGGGCCGGTTTGGCCGGCGCATCACTTACACTGCGATGTGCGTCGGATCGATCGCGTCCGCGCTCTATTTCTACCAGGCCAACGACAAGTTTGGCACCGCCTTCCTCGCCTCGGCGTTCGTCGCGGGCGGCATCACCGCGGCCTTTTACGGATTCTTCCCGTTGTATTTTCCCGAGCTCTTCCCGACCGCGGTCCGCGCGACCGGACAGGGATTCGCCTTCAACTTCGGCCGCATTATCGCGGCGATCGGTGGCTTGCAGACGGCCACGCTCATGGCGGCCTTTGGCGACAGCTTCCCGAAGGCGGGCTCGGTGATGACGGTGATTTACGTCATCGGGATTCTCATCATCTGGCTCGGCCCGGAAACCAAGGACAAGCCGTTGCCCGACTGA
- a CDS encoding SGNH/GDSL hydrolase family protein, translated as MRGRVKRKPNKRRVFAVSPRLPSITCVASSLKTGVLSSSEVSPDFTRFSLTAGSLRAPKGLRPPGTSTYIRRTVSPAHTMNRILLLSATLAALHGATVPAATPPLLPQGARLAIIGDSITEQKLYTKYMETYLLACAGRSDMKVFQFGWSGERADGFANRAANDLAAFKPTVATTCYGMNDGGYQPWKDSIGQAYEANMRNVLRRLDEAGVKHIVVGSPGAVDSKFFGARPSFGGANSAAGYNDTLAHLRDLCRKLATEHNLGFADVHAAMFDTMPRAKAALGDDYPVCGGDGFHPGPNGQLLMAYAFLKGLGVDGDLGTIVVDQNGAPSATGGHKVLNSGGGKVELESARYPFCFDPDPKSANSTRSITPFVPFNQDLNRLTLKVRNLATAKAKVTWGATSKEFSREQLETGVNLAAEFPATPFDAPFAKVMDAVGRKQAFETQMIKGMVTNFRQFANDSKADPGLGAAFNSLRDRLAARQQALDAEVRKAIVPVKHTLAIAPAQ; from the coding sequence ATGCGCGGGCGGGTCAAAAGAAAACCGAACAAACGTCGTGTCTTTGCCGTGTCCCCGCGCCTTCCGTCTATAACATGCGTCGCCTCGTCCTTGAAGACCGGTGTCTTGAGCAGCTCGGAAGTCAGCCCGGACTTCACGCGTTTCAGCCTCACCGCCGGCAGCCTCCGCGCGCCGAAAGGATTGCGCCCGCCCGGCACGTCCACCTACATTCGCCGGACCGTGTCACCCGCGCACACCATGAATCGCATCCTCCTCCTCTCCGCCACGCTGGCCGCGCTCCACGGCGCGACTGTTCCAGCCGCCACGCCGCCACTGCTCCCGCAAGGCGCCCGTCTCGCCATCATCGGTGACTCGATCACCGAGCAGAAGCTCTACACCAAATACATGGAGACCTACCTGCTCGCCTGCGCCGGTCGCAGCGACATGAAGGTCTTCCAATTCGGCTGGAGCGGCGAGCGCGCCGACGGATTCGCGAACCGCGCCGCCAACGACCTCGCTGCCTTCAAGCCCACCGTCGCCACCACGTGCTACGGCATGAACGACGGCGGCTACCAGCCGTGGAAGGACAGCATCGGCCAGGCTTACGAGGCCAACATGCGCAACGTCCTCAGGCGTCTCGACGAGGCCGGCGTGAAGCACATCGTCGTGGGCTCGCCCGGCGCGGTGGACTCGAAGTTCTTCGGCGCGCGCCCGAGCTTCGGCGGCGCGAACTCCGCCGCAGGCTACAACGACACGCTCGCCCACCTGCGCGACCTTTGCCGCAAGCTCGCCACCGAGCACAATCTCGGGTTCGCCGACGTCCACGCCGCCATGTTCGACACCATGCCCAGGGCCAAGGCCGCGCTCGGCGACGATTATCCCGTGTGCGGCGGCGATGGGTTTCATCCCGGCCCCAACGGCCAGCTCCTCATGGCCTACGCGTTCCTCAAGGGACTGGGCGTGGACGGCGACCTCGGCACGATCGTCGTGGACCAGAACGGCGCGCCCAGCGCCACCGGCGGCCACAAGGTGCTCAACTCGGGCGGCGGCAAGGTCGAACTTGAGAGCGCGCGCTACCCGTTCTGCTTCGACCCCGACCCGAAGTCCGCCAACAGCACGCGCAGCATCACGCCGTTCGTGCCGTTCAATCAGGACCTCAACCGCCTCACGCTCAAGGTCCGCAACCTCGCAACCGCGAAGGCGAAGGTCACGTGGGGCGCGACCTCGAAGGAGTTCTCGCGCGAACAGCTCGAGACCGGCGTGAACCTCGCCGCCGAGTTCCCGGCCACGCCGTTCGACGCGCCGTTCGCCAAGGTCATGGACGCCGTCGGGCGCAAGCAGGCCTTCGAAACGCAGATGATCAAGGGAATGGTCACGAACTTCCGCCAGTTCGCCAACGACTCGAAGGCCGACCCCGGGCTCGGCGCCGCGTTCAACAGCCTGCGCGACCGGCTCGCCGCGCGCCAGCAGGCGCTCGACGCGGAGGTGCGCAAGGCCATCGTGCCCGTCAAACACACGCTCGCCATCGCGCCGGCGCAATGA
- a CDS encoding sugar phosphate isomerase/epimerase, with the protein MLAATSPTRAADTALFARSNLVAWCIVPFDAKKRGPGERAAMMEQLGIRHFAYDYRAEHIAQWDDELAALKRHGISLDAWWFPATMNDEARRAVELFKRHGVKPQFWVTGGGAFVKQPEEQLARVESEARRIRPIAEAAASVGSQVALYNHGGWFGEPENQIAVIERLQRDGVMNVGIVYNLHHGHDHLDRFPALLAKMKPHLLALNLNGMTKDGDKAGKKIMVLGHGDLDLALLKAIRDSGWRGPVGILNHTNLDAEQRLRENLDGLDHLVRQLR; encoded by the coding sequence TTGCTCGCAGCGACATCGCCGACTCGCGCCGCCGACACGGCGCTCTTCGCGCGCAGCAACCTCGTCGCGTGGTGCATCGTGCCGTTCGACGCGAAGAAACGCGGCCCCGGGGAACGCGCGGCGATGATGGAGCAGCTCGGCATCCGGCATTTCGCCTACGACTACCGCGCCGAACACATCGCGCAGTGGGACGACGAACTCGCCGCGCTCAAGCGCCACGGCATCAGCCTCGACGCGTGGTGGTTTCCTGCGACGATGAACGACGAGGCACGCCGCGCGGTCGAGCTCTTCAAGCGGCACGGCGTCAAGCCCCAGTTCTGGGTCACCGGCGGCGGCGCGTTTGTGAAGCAGCCCGAGGAACAGCTCGCGCGCGTCGAGTCCGAGGCCAGGCGCATCCGGCCCATCGCGGAAGCCGCCGCCAGCGTCGGCTCGCAAGTTGCGCTCTACAACCACGGCGGCTGGTTCGGCGAACCCGAAAACCAGATTGCCGTCATTGAGCGACTCCAGCGCGACGGCGTCATGAACGTCGGCATCGTTTACAACCTGCACCACGGCCACGACCACCTCGACCGCTTCCCCGCGCTGCTGGCGAAGATGAAGCCGCACCTGCTCGCGCTCAACCTCAATGGCATGACCAAGGACGGCGACAAGGCTGGGAAGAAAATCATGGTGCTCGGCCACGGCGACCTCGACCTCGCGCTGCTCAAGGCCATCCGCGACTCCGGCTGGCGCGGCCCCGTGGGCATCTTGAACCACACCAACCTCGACGCCGAGCAACGCCTCCGCGAAAACCTCGACGGCCTCGACCACCTCGTGAGGCAACTGCGGTAG
- a CDS encoding ROK family protein, producing the protein MELPAPKVAPALDPAFRPAALATRAFRELVRESGAPQPLVLAIEQADGSVFRTETALLPEAHPKSAVNFTFVERLVKFLLWSRGGWRLHVAGPAGLAERVRAHFRDTATGRFDSGLIGEQVFDRAIEVSACRPDEVPAEKARTQALGRHLDGCRIGFDLGGSDRKVAAVQDGRVVFSDETVWDPYFQTDPQYHYDGIMDSLRRAAAHLPRVDAIGGSSAGVIVNNQIKVASLFRGVPRDVFDRRVKALFLELGRAWGVPFEVANDGEVTALAGSMSLGQNGVLGIAMGTSQAAGYVTPEGTITSWLNELAFAPVDFNPAAPRDEWSGDYGVGAQYFSQQAVGRLLAPAGIEAEPAVGLPEKLRLVQSLMARGDERASKVYQTLGVYLGHGLAHYSDFYDFRNVLILGRVTTGAGGELLVATAKDVLRAEFPELASRIAFHTPDEKDKRGGQAVAAASLPRIAR; encoded by the coding sequence TTGGAACTGCCCGCGCCGAAGGTCGCGCCCGCGCTCGACCCGGCGTTCCGTCCCGCGGCGCTCGCGACGCGCGCATTCCGCGAACTCGTGCGCGAGTCGGGCGCGCCCCAACCGCTTGTCCTTGCCATCGAGCAGGCCGACGGCTCGGTCTTTCGCACGGAAACCGCGCTGCTGCCCGAAGCGCATCCAAAATCGGCGGTCAACTTTACGTTCGTCGAGCGGTTGGTGAAGTTTCTCCTGTGGTCGCGCGGCGGATGGCGGCTTCATGTCGCCGGGCCGGCGGGGCTTGCGGAGCGAGTGCGCGCGCACTTCCGCGACACGGCCACGGGGCGCTTCGACTCGGGGCTCATTGGGGAACAAGTGTTCGACCGTGCGATCGAAGTGTCCGCGTGCCGGCCTGACGAAGTGCCGGCAGAGAAGGCGCGCACGCAGGCGCTCGGGCGGCATCTCGACGGCTGCCGCATCGGCTTCGACCTCGGCGGCAGCGACCGCAAGGTGGCGGCGGTGCAGGACGGCCGCGTGGTGTTCAGCGACGAGACGGTGTGGGATCCGTATTTCCAGACGGACCCGCAGTATCACTACGACGGCATCATGGACTCGCTGCGCCGGGCAGCCGCGCACTTGCCGCGCGTGGACGCCATCGGCGGCAGCTCGGCAGGCGTGATTGTGAACAACCAGATCAAGGTCGCGTCGCTCTTTCGCGGCGTCCCGCGGGATGTTTTCGACCGCCGCGTGAAGGCGCTGTTCCTCGAACTTGGCCGGGCGTGGGGCGTGCCGTTCGAGGTGGCGAACGACGGCGAAGTGACCGCGCTCGCGGGCTCGATGAGCCTCGGTCAAAACGGCGTGCTCGGCATTGCGATGGGCACGAGCCAGGCGGCGGGCTACGTGACGCCGGAGGGAACGATCACCTCGTGGCTCAATGAGCTGGCGTTCGCGCCGGTGGACTTCAACCCGGCCGCGCCGCGCGACGAGTGGAGCGGCGATTACGGCGTCGGCGCGCAATACTTCTCCCAGCAGGCGGTGGGGCGGCTGCTTGCACCCGCGGGCATCGAGGCGGAGCCGGCGGTGGGCCTGCCGGAGAAGCTGAGGCTGGTGCAATCGCTGATGGCGCGTGGCGATGAGCGGGCGTCGAAGGTTTACCAGACGCTCGGCGTGTATCTCGGCCACGGGCTGGCGCACTACTCGGATTTCTACGACTTCCGGAACGTGCTCATCCTCGGGCGGGTGACCACGGGCGCGGGCGGGGAACTGCTTGTGGCGACAGCGAAGGACGTGCTGCGCGCGGAGTTTCCCGAGCTCGCGTCACGCATCGCGTTTCACACGCCGGACGAAAAGGACAAGCGCGGAGGCCAAGCCGTCGCGGCGGCGAGCTTGCCGCGGATCGCGCGGTGA
- a CDS encoding type II secretion system protein has product MSSNPSMPRDAREAFTLIELLVVIAIIAILAGMLMPALASAKKKAHTATCQSNEKQFATAVLLYIDDHDDQLPGVCNDGQTASYVRNTSTNVFTYANPAVFYIARYLSLPAPSAVRVSPKVMVCPGFQRQAPFLNNTGMTNRVPYRLNPTGIFAPSRSGSRPFGSPASTNVIGGTNTYLIPIKMAQINAPSREWMLVDVDRVNTPLGTAPLTNSWWGQLPSQPVHGNRTNAMAVWFDGHAEFKKTASNLR; this is encoded by the coding sequence ATGAGTTCGAACCCGTCCATGCCGCGAGACGCCCGGGAGGCGTTCACGCTGATCGAATTGCTTGTGGTCATCGCCATCATTGCGATCCTCGCCGGGATGCTCATGCCCGCGCTCGCCTCGGCAAAAAAGAAGGCCCACACCGCCACGTGCCAGTCGAACGAGAAGCAGTTCGCCACGGCGGTCTTGCTCTACATCGACGACCATGACGACCAGTTGCCCGGCGTGTGCAACGACGGCCAGACGGCCAGCTACGTGCGGAACACGAGCACGAACGTGTTCACATACGCCAACCCCGCGGTGTTTTACATCGCGCGATATCTGAGCCTGCCGGCTCCCAGTGCGGTGCGAGTGAGCCCGAAGGTCATGGTCTGCCCCGGCTTCCAGCGGCAGGCGCCGTTCCTAAACAACACGGGCATGACCAACCGCGTCCCGTATCGCCTGAACCCGACGGGCATCTTCGCGCCGTCACGGTCGGGGAGCCGACCCTTCGGGTCGCCTGCGAGCACGAACGTTATTGGGGGAACAAACACATACCTCATCCCGATCAAGATGGCGCAAATCAACGCCCCGTCCCGCGAATGGATGCTTGTGGATGTGGATCGAGTGAACACCCCGCTCGGCACCGCGCCGCTGACCAACTCGTGGTGGGGCCAGCTTCCGAGCCAGCCGGTGCACGGCAACCGCACCAACGCCATGGCCGTGTGGTTCGACGGACACGCGGAATTCAAGAAAACCGCTTCGAACCTCCGCTGA
- a CDS encoding sugar phosphate isomerase/epimerase: protein MKLGTVTYNLAKDWDIETIIKNCAEAKFQGVELRTTHAHKVEVNLSKQERAEVKKRFADSPVELMSLGSAFDYHTPDPSKLRKDIEATKEYIVLAHDVGASGVKVRPNDLPPSVPVEKTLDQIGKSLRELGEFGAGYGQQIRVEVHGRGTAALPHIKTMMDIANHKLVGVCWNSNPTDLDGDGFDHNFNLVKHKIFTVHMRDLHLEDYPFRKLFAGLNESGFQGFCLAEIPDSKDPVRLMKYYRSLWLAYQNLL from the coding sequence ATGAAACTCGGCACCGTCACCTACAACCTCGCGAAAGACTGGGACATCGAAACGATCATCAAGAACTGCGCCGAGGCGAAATTCCAGGGCGTCGAGCTCCGCACGACCCACGCGCACAAGGTCGAGGTCAACCTCTCCAAACAGGAGCGCGCCGAGGTGAAGAAGCGTTTCGCCGACTCGCCGGTCGAGTTGATGAGCCTCGGCAGCGCCTTCGATTACCACACGCCGGACCCATCCAAGCTCCGCAAGGACATCGAGGCGACCAAGGAATACATCGTGCTCGCCCATGATGTCGGCGCGAGCGGCGTGAAGGTGCGGCCGAACGACCTGCCGCCCTCCGTGCCTGTCGAGAAGACCCTCGACCAAATCGGCAAGTCGCTGCGCGAACTCGGGGAATTTGGCGCCGGTTACGGCCAGCAGATCCGCGTCGAAGTCCACGGCCGCGGCACCGCCGCGCTGCCGCACATCAAGACGATGATGGACATCGCGAACCACAAGCTCGTGGGCGTGTGCTGGAATTCGAACCCGACGGACCTGGACGGCGACGGCTTCGATCACAACTTCAATCTCGTGAAGCACAAGATCTTCACCGTCCACATGCGCGACCTTCACTTGGAGGATTATCCGTTCCGCAAGCTGTTCGCGGGCTTGAACGAGTCGGGCTTCCAAGGCTTCTGCCTCGCGGAGATTCCGGACAGCAAGGATCCGGTGCGGCTGATGAAATACTACCGCAGCCTCTGGCTCGCGTATCAGAATCTCCTCTGA
- the folK gene encoding 2-amino-4-hydroxy-6-hydroxymethyldihydropteridine diphosphokinase: MDAAREQSAIAVIALGSNLGNPVANLRAAIMRLSALSSESVSVSSIWSSTPVDCPPGSPMFVNAVVALDPLEGETPESLLVKLQAIEREFGRGPKVVLNEPRPLDLDLIAFGEEVRASAALTLPHPRAHGRRFVLEPLCEIAPGFVLPGQAKTAAMLLAELPPGEVVLRLGPSDG; the protein is encoded by the coding sequence ATGGATGCCGCTCGCGAACAATCCGCAATCGCCGTAATCGCCCTCGGCTCCAACCTCGGCAATCCTGTCGCCAACCTGCGCGCGGCGATCATGCGGCTTTCCGCGCTCTCCTCGGAATCGGTCTCGGTTTCGTCCATCTGGTCCAGCACACCCGTGGATTGTCCGCCCGGTTCGCCGATGTTCGTGAACGCCGTCGTTGCACTCGATCCTCTCGAAGGCGAGACGCCCGAGTCGTTGCTTGTGAAGCTGCAAGCCATCGAACGGGAGTTCGGCCGCGGGCCAAAGGTGGTGCTCAACGAACCACGTCCGCTCGACCTGGACCTGATTGCATTCGGAGAGGAAGTCCGCGCCTCCGCCGCGCTCACGCTGCCCCATCCGCGGGCACATGGTCGCCGTTTCGTGCTTGAACCGCTGTGCGAAATCGCGCCGGGGTTCGTCCTGCCGGGTCAGGCGAAAACGGCTGCGATGCTCCTCGCTGAACTTCCTCCCGGGGAGGTTGTCCTGCGACTTGGACCCTCGGACGGTTGA
- a CDS encoding 4-hydroxy-tetrahydrodipicolinate reductase encodes MTRVIITGARGRMGQTLIACASQHPGLRVAAQLDLGDHLAPHIEAADVVVDFSFHSATLPFAHICQQHCKALVIGTTGHTDAERSAIRGLQSAIPIVWASNYSTGVNALFWLTRKAAEILGPGFDLEVVEMHHRLKKDAPSGTAATLAEILADVRKHPLREVLRHGRSGTTGERTATEIGMHSLRGGDVVGDHTVIFAANGERIELTHKAASRETFAHGALQAAQWVVAQKPGLYDMQDVLGLR; translated from the coding sequence ATGACACGAGTTATCATCACCGGAGCCCGGGGCCGCATGGGCCAGACCCTCATCGCGTGCGCCTCGCAGCATCCCGGACTGCGCGTCGCCGCGCAGCTCGACCTCGGCGACCATCTCGCGCCGCACATCGAAGCTGCCGACGTTGTGGTGGACTTCAGCTTTCACAGCGCCACGCTGCCCTTCGCGCACATCTGCCAGCAGCACTGCAAGGCGCTCGTCATCGGCACCACCGGTCACACCGACGCGGAGCGATCCGCCATCCGCGGCCTGCAATCCGCCATCCCGATCGTGTGGGCTTCGAACTACTCCACCGGCGTGAATGCGCTCTTCTGGCTCACACGCAAGGCGGCGGAAATCCTCGGCCCCGGCTTCGATCTCGAAGTCGTGGAGATGCACCACCGGCTCAAGAAAGACGCGCCCAGCGGCACGGCGGCGACGCTTGCGGAAATCCTCGCTGACGTGCGAAAGCACCCATTGAGGGAAGTCCTTCGACACGGCCGGAGCGGCACCACCGGCGAACGCACCGCCACGGAAATCGGCATGCACTCGCTCCGCGGCGGCGATGTCGTTGGCGACCACACCGTCATCTTTGCCGCGAACGGCGAGCGCATTGAACTCACCCACAAGGCGGCGAGCCGCGAGACCTTTGCCCATGGCGCCCTCCAGGCGGCGCAATGGGTCGTTGCGCAAAAGCCAGGGCTCTACGATATGCAGGACGTGCTGGGGCTCCGGTGA
- a CDS encoding 4-hydroxy-tetrahydrodipicolinate synthase, whose amino-acid sequence MFAGIHTAIVTPFKRGGGLDESALERLVQAQVRGGIDGIVPVGTTGESPTLDYEDHIRVIELTVKFAAGRVKVLAGTGGNSTSEAIYLTKAAEDAGADGSLQVAPYYNKPTQEGLFRHFRAIARETQLPLVLYSIPGRCGVEIGVDTVKRLAAACPNIIGIKEAGGSCDRVSQLRASLGPKFTILCGDDSLTLPFMSVGAQGVVSVASNIIPREVSRMVRAFASGNLAEALKVHARFYPLFKDLFIETNPIPVKAALAMMGRIAEEYRLPLAPMVAKNREALRATLKSVGVLK is encoded by the coding sequence ATGTTCGCCGGCATCCACACAGCGATTGTCACGCCCTTCAAGCGGGGCGGCGGGTTGGACGAATCCGCGCTGGAGCGACTCGTGCAAGCGCAGGTCCGTGGCGGCATCGACGGCATCGTTCCGGTCGGCACCACCGGAGAGTCGCCGACGCTCGACTACGAGGATCACATCCGCGTGATCGAACTCACCGTGAAGTTCGCCGCAGGCCGCGTGAAGGTCCTCGCCGGCACCGGCGGCAACTCCACGAGCGAGGCCATCTACCTCACGAAAGCCGCCGAGGACGCCGGCGCCGACGGCTCGCTGCAAGTCGCCCCCTATTACAACAAGCCCACGCAGGAGGGACTCTTCCGGCACTTTCGCGCCATCGCTCGCGAGACGCAGTTGCCGCTCGTGCTCTACAGCATCCCGGGCCGCTGTGGCGTCGAAATCGGCGTGGACACCGTGAAGCGCCTCGCCGCAGCCTGCCCCAACATCATCGGCATCAAGGAAGCCGGCGGCTCGTGCGACCGGGTGAGCCAGCTCCGCGCCTCGCTCGGACCGAAGTTCACCATCCTGTGCGGCGATGACTCGCTCACGCTGCCCTTCATGAGCGTCGGCGCCCAGGGCGTTGTGAGCGTCGCGAGCAACATCATCCCGCGCGAAGTCAGCCGGATGGTTCGCGCGTTCGCATCCGGCAATCTGGCCGAGGCGCTCAAGGTCCACGCCCGGTTCTACCCATTGTTCAAGGACCTCTTCATCGAGACCAATCCCATCCCCGTGAAAGCTGCGCTCGCGATGATGGGCCGCATCGCGGAGGAATACCGCCTCCCGCTAGCCCCAATGGTCGCGAAGAACCGGGAGGCGCTGAGGGCGACGTTGAAATCCGTCGGAGTGTTGAAGTAA
- the dnaA gene encoding chromosomal replication initiator protein DnaA has product MHADKVWSSCQAQLRTLLNPETFSLWFAPVQACAIDEKAITLGVSNEFCEVWLKDNYLGLLQDAVAHATGRTLLVKFKVLGAGSLAATGSGAATQAKSKASASNSPVHEGVPARGSANADATFNPRNTFETFVVGSNNNFAHAAALAVAQQPAKSYNPLFVYGGVGLGKTHLLHAIGQYVHAHKKGAKVAYVSSERFTNEYIDALQNNQFARFRKKYRSADVLLIDDIQFLAGKERIQEEFFHTFNAVMEARHQLVLSCDRAPSEIQGLEQRLVSRFEWGLVADVQAPDFEMRLAILQKKARLLNVEVAPEVIDFLAHRIRSNIRRLEGALIRVTSFTTLTGRKVTVEQTETMLREILHEESRAVVNIDTIQKIVATEYDIRLADMTSKRRPENIAFPRQVAMFLSRHLTESSLSAIGEAFGGRDHGTVLHACRLVKDRMEVDPAIRQRVGMLEKKLQR; this is encoded by the coding sequence TTGCATGCCGACAAGGTTTGGTCGTCCTGTCAGGCGCAGCTACGCACCCTGCTGAATCCGGAGACATTCAGCCTTTGGTTTGCACCGGTGCAGGCGTGCGCGATTGACGAGAAGGCCATCACGCTCGGCGTTTCAAATGAGTTTTGCGAAGTCTGGCTGAAGGACAACTACCTCGGCCTGCTGCAGGATGCCGTCGCCCACGCGACAGGCCGGACGCTCCTGGTGAAATTCAAAGTGCTGGGTGCGGGCTCACTCGCGGCGACAGGGAGTGGCGCTGCGACGCAGGCCAAGTCCAAGGCTTCCGCATCGAATTCCCCGGTCCACGAGGGCGTGCCGGCGCGCGGAAGCGCGAATGCCGACGCCACGTTTAACCCGCGAAACACGTTTGAGACGTTCGTCGTCGGCAGCAACAACAACTTCGCGCACGCCGCCGCGCTCGCCGTCGCGCAGCAACCCGCCAAGTCCTACAACCCGCTCTTCGTTTACGGCGGCGTCGGCCTCGGGAAGACCCATCTGCTTCATGCCATCGGCCAGTATGTCCACGCGCACAAGAAGGGCGCGAAAGTCGCCTACGTCTCGAGCGAGCGCTTCACCAACGAATACATCGACGCGCTTCAAAACAACCAGTTCGCGCGATTTCGCAAGAAGTATCGCTCAGCCGACGTGCTGTTGATTGACGACATCCAGTTCCTCGCCGGCAAGGAGCGGATTCAGGAGGAGTTTTTCCACACGTTCAACGCCGTCATGGAGGCGCGCCACCAACTGGTGCTTTCGTGCGACCGTGCGCCCAGCGAGATTCAGGGGCTCGAGCAACGGCTCGTGTCACGATTTGAGTGGGGTCTGGTCGCAGACGTTCAGGCGCCTGACTTCGAGATGCGGCTCGCCATCTTGCAGAAGAAGGCCCGCCTCTTGAACGTCGAGGTGGCGCCCGAGGTCATCGACTTCCTTGCCCATCGCATCCGCTCGAACATCCGGCGCCTCGAAGGCGCGCTCATTCGCGTGACGTCCTTCACCACGCTCACCGGCCGGAAGGTCACCGTCGAACAGACCGAGACGATGCTCCGCGAAATCCTTCACGAGGAAAGCCGCGCCGTCGTCAACATCGACACCATCCAGAAGATCGTCGCCACCGAATACGACATCCGCCTGGCCGACATGACAAGCAAGCGCCGCCCGGAAAACATCGCGTTTCCGAGGCAGGTGGCGATGTTCCTCTCACGGCACCTGACCGAGAGCTCGCTGAGCGCCATCGGCGAGGCGTTTGGCGGGCGCGACCATGGCACCGTGCTCCACGCGTGCCGGCTTGTGAAGGACCGCATGGAGGTCGACCCCGCCATTCGCCAGCGGGTCGGCATGCTCGAAAAGAAGCTCCAACGTTGA